Proteins from a genomic interval of Piscinibacter sp. HJYY11:
- a CDS encoding aspartate/glutamate racemase family protein — translation MADITFLHTSPVHAATFDALLNDVAPHCTATHIVREDLLATAQRDGVDDAALIAAVGAALHGAAADARAVVCTCSTIGGLAEATQARVPITRIDRAMADEAVQRGAPVLMVAALQSTLQPTEQLLRSSAERLGLPLVLRSLWVEGAWAHFESGQREAYLASIAAAVRQHAQPGETIVLAQASMAGAAEWLAETGLVVLSSPRLGLVHALRFIG, via the coding sequence ATGGCCGACATCACTTTCCTGCACACCTCTCCCGTCCATGCGGCCACCTTCGACGCGCTGCTCAACGACGTGGCGCCGCATTGCACCGCCACCCACATCGTGCGCGAAGACCTGCTCGCCACCGCGCAGCGGGATGGCGTCGACGACGCCGCGCTCATCGCGGCCGTGGGCGCGGCCTTGCACGGCGCCGCGGCCGACGCACGCGCCGTGGTGTGCACCTGCTCCACGATCGGCGGGCTGGCCGAAGCCACGCAGGCGCGCGTGCCCATCACCCGCATCGATCGCGCCATGGCCGACGAAGCCGTGCAGCGCGGCGCCCCGGTGTTGATGGTCGCGGCCCTGCAGAGCACGCTGCAGCCGACCGAGCAGCTGTTGCGCTCCTCCGCGGAGCGCCTCGGGCTGCCGCTCGTGTTGCGGTCGTTGTGGGTGGAAGGGGCCTGGGCCCATTTCGAATCCGGGCAGCGCGAGGCCTACCTGGCCAGCATCGCCGCAGCCGTGCGCCAGCATGCGCAGCCTGGCGAGACCATCGTGCTGGCCCAGGCGTCGATGGCGGGCGCGGCCGAGTGGCTGGCCGAAACCGGCCTCGTGGTGCTGAGCAGCCCGCGGCTGGGCCTGGTGCATGCCCTGCGTTTCATCGGGTGA
- the tesB gene encoding acyl-CoA thioesterase II, whose translation MNTQVQELVELLQVEQLEHNLFRGISGDIGSPRVFGGQVLGQALMAAALTVGRDRSVHSLHAYFLRPGDKQAKIVYDVERIRDGGSFTTRRVVAIQHGQPIFNFAASFHVKEDGVSHQDAMPQVPPPEGLTSVHELRRQHFDQLPERLRAVLHAETAIDIRHCEPFNPLNPPPAGERAAVNNSWFRASDRLPDDPVLHQAMLAYSSDFGLLSAALLPHGLSFMNGSVQGVSLDHAMWFHDSFRMDEWLLYATNSPAASGARGFCRGSIYTQDGRLIASVAQEGLMRPQPPKARKPA comes from the coding sequence ATGAACACCCAAGTCCAAGAACTGGTCGAGCTGCTGCAGGTCGAGCAGCTCGAACACAACCTCTTCCGCGGCATCAGCGGCGACATCGGCAGCCCGCGTGTCTTCGGCGGGCAGGTGCTGGGCCAGGCGCTGATGGCGGCGGCCCTCACCGTCGGGCGTGACCGCTCGGTGCATTCGCTGCATGCCTACTTCCTGCGCCCCGGCGACAAGCAGGCCAAGATCGTCTACGACGTGGAGCGCATCCGCGACGGCGGCAGCTTCACCACGCGGCGAGTGGTGGCCATCCAGCATGGCCAGCCGATCTTCAACTTCGCTGCCTCCTTCCATGTGAAGGAAGACGGGGTGTCGCACCAGGACGCCATGCCCCAGGTGCCGCCGCCCGAGGGCCTGACCAGCGTGCACGAGCTGCGCCGCCAGCATTTCGACCAGCTGCCCGAGCGCCTGCGCGCCGTGCTGCACGCCGAGACCGCGATCGACATCCGCCACTGCGAGCCCTTCAACCCGCTCAACCCGCCGCCCGCCGGCGAGCGCGCGGCGGTCAACAACTCGTGGTTCCGCGCCTCCGACCGCCTGCCCGACGACCCGGTGCTGCACCAGGCGATGCTCGCCTACTCGTCCGACTTCGGCCTGCTCAGCGCAGCGCTGCTGCCGCACGGTCTCTCGTTCATGAACGGCAGCGTGCAAGGCGTGAGCCTGGACCACGCGATGTGGTTCCACGACAGCTTCCGCATGGACGAGTGGCTGCTCTACGCGACCAACTCGCCCGCCGCCAGCGGCGCGCGCGGCTTCTGTCGCGGCAGCATTTACACGCAGGACGGGCGGCTGATCGCCTCGGTCGCGCAAGAGGGGTTGATGCGGCCGCAGCCTCCGAAGGCCAGGAAGCCGGCTTGA
- a CDS encoding phospholipase A yields MKSLVWVALLSGGAAWAQVATPAAPAASAAQEPSPGLQECAAIGAPSDRLACYDKLAGRKPPSPPPADVPIATTQMAPQGAATAPAQEAKPEASPLSQYWELDATDKRGTFNLLGYRANYVMPLHKTNRINRAPQSPTQTAVNQPNYRDVEAKFQISLRTKAIQDVFGRGSGDLWLAFTQQAMWQIWNGKDSKPFRNTDYEPEAIYVFPVPKVAQHLPFGWQWRLGQVGIAHQSNGQSDPLSRSWNRVYIGTGFERGDLSLQGRFSHRLSEKRERDNNPDLVDYRGRTELQLGWTPGASTSSLLWRNSAQRSDWGALQFEWTYPVAKSRPNGLRWFVQAFHGYGETLTDYNFKQTSFGFGLGFMQF; encoded by the coding sequence GTGAAATCGCTCGTCTGGGTCGCACTGTTGAGCGGCGGCGCGGCATGGGCCCAGGTGGCCACACCGGCCGCACCGGCGGCCTCGGCAGCGCAGGAGCCGTCGCCGGGCTTGCAGGAGTGTGCGGCCATCGGCGCGCCATCCGACCGCCTCGCCTGCTACGACAAGCTTGCCGGCCGCAAGCCGCCCTCGCCGCCGCCGGCCGACGTGCCCATCGCCACCACGCAGATGGCACCGCAGGGCGCGGCCACTGCGCCCGCGCAGGAGGCCAAGCCCGAGGCCTCGCCGCTGTCGCAGTACTGGGAGCTGGACGCAACGGACAAGCGCGGCACCTTCAACCTGCTCGGCTACCGCGCCAACTACGTGATGCCGTTGCACAAGACCAACCGCATCAACCGCGCGCCCCAGTCCCCCACGCAGACGGCGGTGAACCAGCCCAACTACCGTGACGTCGAGGCCAAGTTCCAGATCTCGCTGCGCACCAAGGCGATCCAGGATGTGTTCGGCCGGGGGAGCGGCGACCTGTGGCTGGCCTTCACGCAGCAGGCGATGTGGCAGATCTGGAATGGCAAGGACTCCAAGCCCTTCCGCAACACCGACTACGAGCCCGAGGCGATCTACGTGTTTCCGGTGCCCAAGGTCGCGCAGCACCTCCCCTTCGGGTGGCAGTGGCGCCTGGGGCAGGTCGGCATCGCCCACCAGTCCAACGGCCAGTCGGACCCTTTGTCACGCAGCTGGAACCGGGTCTACATCGGCACCGGCTTCGAGCGCGGCGACCTGAGCCTGCAGGGGCGTTTCTCGCATCGCCTGAGCGAGAAGCGCGAGCGCGACAACAACCCCGACCTCGTCGACTACCGCGGGCGCACCGAGCTGCAGCTGGGCTGGACACCCGGCGCCAGCACCAGCTCGCTGCTCTGGCGCAACAGCGCGCAGCGCAGCGACTGGGGCGCGCTGCAGTTCGAGTGGACCTACCCGGTGGCCAAAAGCCGGCCCAACGGCCTGCGCTGGTTCGTGCAGGCCTTCCATGGGTACGGCGAGACGCTCACCGACTACAACTTCAAGCAGACGAGCTTCGGCTTCGGGCTCGGGTTCATGCAGTTCTGA